gaggaggaggaggagaaggaggagggtgatcCTCTTTATCTTTATaggcttgattttttttctctttttctggaggaggaggaggaagaggaggaggaggaggattaattTTGTTCGATGACAAACATTTTTGTAAAAGTGTTAAATTTTCCATCTGAATGCTATCGTTGAAAACGTAGGAAGATGGGAGGAAGGGAATGGAGAGGAGGGTCACCAGAATGAGGGTGGAATCTTTTTCTGTACTTGATGATTGGACACTGTTACTGTCTTCCTTTCCCCCCTGGGACGACTGGGGTGAATGTTGATGTTCAGGTTagtttggattttaaaaaaaaatgtattcctcTGAGAAAGATTGGCAGGATGGTCAGTGTCACGACAGCCGACACGGACAGGTATGGCCCGTGAGGTCGGCTGGGGTTGTATGCAACGAAGATGAATGAATCATTAAATGAATTGTATTCCCGAGGAAGAGCTCATGTTGGTCATTGTCACAACgcttactgtcacacacacacacgcacgcacgcacgcacacgcacactctctcactcactcatttactcactTCACATTGACGTTGTCAGTCATCACAGGAAAAGacattcaatgaaaaaaaaagatacttcaCAATCACCATACACACCTCACAATCACCAAACACACCTTCACAATCACCAAACACACCTCACAATCACCAAACACACCTTCACAATCACCAAACACACcttcacaatcacatacacacctcACAATCACTAAACACACCTTCACAATCACCAAACACACCTCACAATCACCAAGCACACcttcacaatcacatacacacctcACAATCACCAAACACACtccacaatcacatacacacttcacaatcacatacacacctcACAATCACCAAACACACCTTCACAATCACCAAACACACCTCACAATCACCAAACGCACCTCACAATCACCAAACACACGCCAACAAGAATCCATaaatcctttttgtttttttattgtccaGAAAGGAAACACAAAGTTAATGACTAAACAGCTCCCCACACGTCACATCACCACTGACATGTTCATTGCACACACGTCACATGTCCCCCAGTGCAGTCCTGGTGACATGTTCATTGCACACACGTCACATGTCCCCCAGTGCAGTCCTGGTGACATGTTCAttgcacacacacgtcacatgtcCCCCAGTGCAGTCCTGGTGACATGTTCATTGCACACACGTCACATGTCCCCCAGTGCAGTCCTGGTGACATGTTCATTGCACACACGTCACATGTCCTCCAGTCCAGTCCTGGTGACATGTTCATTGCACACACGTCACATGTCCCCCAGTGCAGTCCTGGTGACATGTTCATTGCACACACGTCACATGTCCCCCAGTGCAGTCCTGGTGACATGTTCATTGCGTACTGTTGCATGACCCACCAGACAGGGCAAAATGACGGAGAGAGGTGACGTCACAGGGGCTCACACAAGGGGGTAGGAAGCCAGGGTGGCAATGCCGCACATGTTGCCCTGGTTCCTGGCCATCATGATGTAGCCGTTCAGTCCCCAGTCAGAGCCCCAGCTGTCGAAACAGGAAGTCACGTGGTCAGGAGATCTCAAACACACATTTCAATGATGTTTGACATTTATAGCAAGTGTTTTTTGTCAGACTAAGTGAAAATGTAATACCAATGGTTGACTGGACCCAACACGAATTGAAGTGAACTGAGGTAAGGGTGCATCAGCACGAAATGTACTTTTTGTTGACTGTGTCCCCTGCACTGTCAAGGATCTCTTGCTGCAGTTCACACAACTCTAATTTACATTAACTAAGAGAATGTTGGATTTGTAATGACAGTTAGCCTGCTGACGTATTGCAGACCTAGAGAAGAGAAAGCACAGGTgaaaaacacaacagaatatTTTAAATCACAGTCCCCCTTTCCTTTAACCAGCCAGTGGTCAATGTACGTTTAAACTTGAAAGAAGAAAAGCACCGAACAATAGTTACTTCATTTCCAACATATGATCTGTTCCAGTACTGAACAGTAAGTTGTGTTCTATAGATGATAAGTTATATATTTTCTTACGTTTTTCAGGGGCAGGAAAGATGATCTCACTTTCCTGACTACTGTTACCTGTTTTTAGGTGATTAGTTAAAATGATGCCTTATACCTGGCTGAGGTAGAAGCACAACACTCTCATTTCTCTGACTCTAGTGTTACCTTTGTCTGATGTTAAGTtacatgttttctgtttttcaaaGTTAGGAAAGATAATAATCTTTCTGTGACTACAAGCAGTTCGATAATCATATTTCTAATCAGGTGAGTACTATAGTTACCTGTTTTTCACCTGGTAAGTATCAGCgttaactgccccccccccccccactttttttcagttttttgttttttttgttttgttttttttacaaaataagAACATTGGTTACCTATTTTCCCCAGGAAAGTACTAGAATTACCTGTTTTTTTGCCCAGGTAAGTACTAGAATTACCTGGTCAGTACTAGAGTTACCTGTTTTTCACCAGGTCAGTACTACAGTTACCTGTTTTTCACCAGGTCAGTACTAGAGTTACCTGTTTTTCACTAGGTCAGCACTAGAGTTACCTGTTTTTCACCAGGTCAGTACTAGAGTTACCTGTTTTTTGCCAGGTCAGTACTAGAGTTACCTGTTTTTCACTAGGTCAGTACTAGAGTTACCTGTTTTTCACTAGGTCAGTACTAGAGTTACCTGTTTTTCACCAGCCAGTAGTCCTGTCCCTGGTAAGTACCGTaccccaccaccagcacaccGTGATCCAGCTGCGTGGTGCTGCACGAATCCTCAGTGTACACACCTGCAAAACACCATGTCATGGAttaactcacacaacacaccttcaACACAGCATGTCAGTGGTTAACTTACACCACACCTGCATCACAGCACGTCATGGGttaactcacacaacacacctgcaaCACAGCATGTCATGGGTTAACTCACATTACACACCTACATCACACCTGGTGATTAGttaactcacacaacacacctgcaacacaccacatcatgggttaacccacacaccacaccactagaGGGTTCACTCAGGTGAACATGAAATGCTGTCCAGTAGAAGAAAGTTTCCTTGCTCAGAATCGAAGGCTTAGTTTGGACTTACTTGTACACACCAGTGGTTTCTCACCACCTTCCTCAACAAAACTGAGCCAGGAAGCCGTCCAGTCAAAACGAGAAGGCCTGGCCTCAGCCTTGACACAGGCCCGGAACCCCTGCAGTTGATGTCAGTCTGTTAACACCACGCTCGGGCGCCTGTGGCCAGACAACTTTGATGCAGCAGTGAACTGAATTCACACACAGCCTGTCCAACCCGAGACTTTCCTGTGTCACTTTtgctgaggagggtgtgtgtgtgtgtgtgtgtgtgtgtgtgagagagagagagagagaccacttaGATAAACAAGTTCACACCTTCCATGGTGAGCAaggaatctttctttctttcagacctATCCACAATCAGAACCTATAAAAATCAAACACTCTCAGCTGTCACTGATATCAAATGGGATTTTCTTTGGAAGAAATAAAACGAAGATGTAGTTAAACGAAAaagactggagggaggaggggggatggctggagagaggagaggaagagaggagtagaggaagagaggaggagagggagagaggaggaggataaagaggagGAAGACGGAACATTAAACCCTACTGTAGGactggaaggaagagagggagaagaaagaggaagaagaagaagaggtggaggaggaacgGAACAGAGCACTGACCACAGCTGTAGGactggaaggaggagaggaagaagaagaagaagaaggagaagaagaaaaagaagaaggagaagaagaagaaggagaagaagaaaaacaagaagaaggagaagaagaagaagaatggagcaCTGACCGCCGCTGTAGGACTGGAAGGAGTCGTGGCTGGCGTCAATGGCCACAGACACAGGACCCACCAGGGCTGAGGCATGCTGCAGAGCGTCCTCGTCCTCAGAGTCCACGTCCACACAGCCACTCACCTTGGCCACCTCCAGGGAGGGCGTGGCCGTGCAGTTaccctggggacacacacacacacacacacacacacacacacacacacacacacacacacacacacacggggtgaaAGGATGGAACGAAAGAaggatgaatagatgaatgaatggatggatggatggatggaccatcAGTCTTCAATGAATGGCTATTGACTGTTCACATGCATCTGATGAAGAGAGTATGTTCATTCTAACAGTCTATTcgtaaatacatgcatgcattccaaGACACCTTTTTATTTCCCAAAAAATGTCTGACTGCATCCTAGAAATATCTGTCTCAATCCTCAAATATTTATCTGTCTGTACTGATCGCATATAATGAACATCACTATATATATTGATTGTATCCATGAATGCACGTCTATATCCACAGAAATATGTATCATGAAACATATGTTTGTTTCCAAGAAAGTTTGTCATTGTCATGCAACATCTGTCTGTATTCGACAATATATCTGTTCCACCGAGACAGCACATTCTATATCCAATAATACCATTATGTTTGTATCGAAGAGCATTTTTCTGTGCCCCCACaacgtgtgcttctgtgtgtgtgtgtgtgtgtgtgtgtgtgtgtgtggaatgtgtgagtgtgcgtgtgtgtgtgtgtgtgtgtgtgtgtgtgtgtgtgtgtgtgtgtgtgtgtgtgtgtgtgtgtgtgtgtgtgtgtgtgtgacagctactCACATCCATGGCGGTGTAGGGATAGTTGCTCTCTGTCTCCAGACCTCCTGGCTGGCTCATGATGTAGGCGAACCCATTGTCCATTATTCCTCCATCGCAGCCCTGGTTACCCTCATCCTGAACATCACACATAACGTCACCCCTcatcctgaacatcacacacaacgtcacccctcatcctgaacatcacacacaacgtcacccctcatcctgaacatcacacacaacgtcacacctcatcctgaacatcacacacaacgtcactcctcatcctgaacatcacacacaacgtcacccctcatcctgaacatcacacacaacgtcacccctcatcctgaacatcacacacaacgtcactcctcatcctgaacatcacacacaacgtcacacctCATCCTGAACATCACAAACATAACGTCACCCCTCATCCTGAACATCACAAACATAACGTCACCCCGcatcctgaacatcacacacaacgtcacacctcatcctgaacatcacacacaacgtcacacctcatcctgaacatcacacacaacgtcacacctCATCCTGAACAATACACACAACGTCACCCCTcatcctgaacatcacacacaacgtcacccctcatcctgaacatcacacacaacgtcACCCCTCATCCtgaacacacaaagtcacacctcatcctgaacatcacacacaacgtcacacctCATCCTGAACATCACAAACATAACGTCACCCCTcatcctgaacatcacacacaacgtcacccctcatcctgaacatcacacacaacgtcACCCCTCATCCTGAGCATCACACACAACGTCACCCCTCATCCtgaacacacaaagtcacacctcatcctgaacatcacacacaacgtcacacctcatcctgaacatcacacacaacgtcACCCCTCATTCtgaacacacaaagtcacacctcatcctgaacatcacacacaacgtcacccctcatcctgaacatcacacacaaagtCACCCCTCATCCtgaacacacaaagtcacacctcatcctgaacatcacacacaacgtcacacctcatcctgaacatcacacacaacgtcacacctcatcctgaacatcacacacaacgtcacccctcatcctgaacatcacacacaacgtcACCCCTCATCCtgaacacacaaagtcacacctcatcctgaacatcacacacaacgtcacacctcatcctgaacatcacacacaacgtcACCCCTCATCCtgaacacacaaagtcacacctcatcctgaacatcacacacaacgtcacccctcatcctgaacatcacacacaaagtcacacctcATCCTGAACATCACACAACGTCACCCCTCATCctgaataattataataataataataataataataataacacgtcATCCAGGGAGTTCTGACCTGGGAGCAGTCGACCAGCTGTTGCTCGGACAGGGACAGAAGAACTCCAGTCTTGTTGAAGTGCTGACCCTCCACTGACCcagtctgcacaacacacacacacagtgacacagtgtgtgagaCACAGCGAAACACAATGTGATCACAGCGCGTGCACTTGTGTGTTCGATCCCCCAACACCCAGTGGGCTGTCTCTGTTGCTACACCACAACACTACGGGGGCTGGTTATAACGTATAGCTGTCAACATGTCATGGGTTTGTTTTGAACAATGATTCAAATTTGAACAGTGACTATGATGTAATGTGGTCATGGTGTTGAGGTGTTACTGATGTAATGTGGTCATGGTGTTGAGGTGTTTGTGATGTAATGTGGTCATGGTGGTGAAGTGTTTGTGATGTAATGTGGTCATGGTGGTGAGGTGTTACTGATGTAATGTGGTCATGGTGGTGAGGTGTTTGTGATGTAATGTGGTCATGGTGGTGAGGTGTTTGCCGGATGTCTGATTCTGTTCCTCACACACCTCGAGAGAAACATGGCTGAATGGTCTCAGACACGTGACCAGCACAGCTTTCTGTCATTTCTGTGTTGTATCTAGCCACAAAGTGTCCACGTGTGAGGTCCCCCTTAGTGATGCTACCTTCGTCCATCAGGTTTCCTTGTATAGGATTTTCGCgttaagtaacacacacacacacacacacacacacacacacacacgtacagtgcTGAAGGCCCAACAAGATCCACACTGGCCCTGGTTCTTGACGGGGGTGACGTAGCCCTTAGTCCTCCAGTCCACAGTGGAGGGCAGGCTTTGGGAGGACACCACGGTGTGCTTGCTGGAACACACACTGTTGTGGGGGCGGGGCTGCAGCCTGTTGTAGGTCCGGTACTCCTCCACCGTCTGTCCACAGCACATAGACATTCACCTCGTCATTGGTTTCCACCTACATGGCTAAACTGCTTTGTCTAAAAGTCTgtccacagcacacagacattcaTCTGGTCATCAGCTTCCACATAGACAGACATGTACATGGCTAAACTGCTTTTCAGATAGATACACGTACATGACTAaactattgttttgttgtttgtttgtttttttctaaacgtCAAAAAAACAAGTTAAGACGTTCTCAAAGTTGTCGGCTTAGTTGCCTTTCTTGAGGGATGGCAGTGATGCAGAGAAATCATATCGCGGGTCATCATGCACTTCCCTAGGCCTCATTGCAATGAGCATCAGTCATGTAAAATACATCAGAAATAATATCACCCTCACCTCTCTAGCCCTCATTCCAATAGAGCATTGATCA
The DNA window shown above is from Babylonia areolata isolate BAREFJ2019XMU chromosome 29, ASM4173473v1, whole genome shotgun sequence and carries:
- the LOC143302330 gene encoding procathepsin L-like, translating into MTVEEYRTYNRLQPRPHNSVCSSKHTVVSSQSLPSTVDWRTKGYVTPVKNQGQCGSCWAFSTTGSVEGQHFNKTGVLLSLSEQQLVDCSQDEGNQGCDGGIMDNGFAYIMSQPGGLETESNYPYTAMDGNCTATPSLEVAKVSGCVDVDSEDEDALQHASALVGPVSVAIDASHDSFQSYSGGVYTEDSCSTTQLDHGVLVVGYGTYQGQDYWLVKNSWGSDWGLNGYIMMARNQGNMCGIATLASYPLV